From the Salvelinus fontinalis isolate EN_2023a chromosome 35, ASM2944872v1, whole genome shotgun sequence genome, one window contains:
- the LOC129834971 gene encoding uncharacterized protein LOC129834971 — protein sequence MTDHHLKLNLGKTELLFLPGKDCPFHDLAITVDNSIVSSSQSAKNLGVILDNTLSFSTNIKAVARSCRFMLYNIRRVRPCLTQEAAQVLIQALVISRLDYCNSLLAGLPACAIKPLQLIQNAAARLVFNLPKFSHVTPLLRSLHWLPVEARIRYKTMVLAYGAVRGTAPQYLQALIRPYTQTRALRSSTSGLLASLPLRKYSSRSAQSKLFAALAPQWWNKLPHDARTAESITTFRRHLKPHLFKEYLG from the coding sequence atgacggatcaccacctcaagctgaacctcggcaagacggagctgctcttcctcccggggaaggactgcccgttccatgatctcgccatcacggttgacaactccattgtgtcctcctcccagagcgctaagaaccttggcgtgatcctggacaacaccctgtcgttctcaactaacatcaaggcggtggcccgttcctgtaggttcatgctctacaacatccgcagagtacgaccctgcctcacacaggaagcggcacaggtcctaatccaggcacttgtcatctcccgtctggattactgcaactcgctgttggctgggctccctgcctgtgccatcaaacccctacaactcatccagaacgccgcagcccgtctggtgttcaaccttcccaagttctctcacgtcaccccgctcctccgctctctccactggcttccagttgaagctcgcatccgctacaagaccatggtgcttgcctacggagctgtgaggggaacggcacctcagtaccttcaggctctgatcaggccctacacccaaacaagggcactgcgttcatccacctctggcctgctcgcctccctaccactgaggaagtacagttcccgctcagcccagtcaaaactgttcgctgctctggcaccccaatggtggaacaaactccctcacgacgccaggacagcggagtcaatcaccaccttccggagacacctgaaaccccacctcttcaaggaatacctaggatag